One stretch of Gopherus flavomarginatus isolate rGopFla2 chromosome 2, rGopFla2.mat.asm, whole genome shotgun sequence DNA includes these proteins:
- the LOC127045374 gene encoding eukaryotic translation initiation factor 3 subunit A-like, whose product MEGTSAANFSSLPTLSRRLSQIRRQKKKTREEMFSEIMEVTRNERAHLNEWKDVVAKYRKDASDREDRRDEREDRRDARDERWRQEDQRWQDATLRLLRDQTDMLRRMVELQERQQDHRVPLQPLYNHPPPSPCSLASSPAR is encoded by the exons atggaagggacctctg ctgcaaatttttcaagcctccctactctgtcccgaaggctatctcagataaggcggcagaaaaaaaagacgcgagaagaaatgttttcggaaatcatggaagtgacccgcaatgaaagagcacatctgaatgagtggaaggacgtggtagcaaagtacagaaaagatgccagtgaccgtgaggacaggagggatgaacgtgaggataggagagatgctcgagatgagaggtggcggcaggaagatcagcggtggcaggatgcaactctgcggctgctgcgtgatcaaactgacatgctccggcgtatggtggagcttcaggaacggcagcaggatcacagagtgccgctgcagcccctgtataatcaccctcccccctcaccatgttccttagcctcctcacccgccAGATGA